In Sebaldella termitidis ATCC 33386, one DNA window encodes the following:
- a CDS encoding PBSX family phage terminase large subunit → MTLRSKGSNGSNASKESKYIKVNLPKIVGAGYKDFWQFKGRYRVCKGSRASKKSKTTAINFIHNIMKYPDANLLVVRKVFRTLKDSCFTDLKWAINRLKVKDYWEIKESPLEMTYKPTGQKILFRGLDDPMKITSITVETGVLCWCWIEEAYEITKEKDFDMLNESIRGEVPENLYKQITLTFNPWNQGHWLKKRFFDVEDSDIMAKTTNYQCNEFLDESDKKLFEDMKVKNPRRYRVAGLGEWGIVEGLIYENWEEREFDIEKLLSRTDIKTAFGLDFGYTNDPSGLFCGAVDKANKIIYVFDEFYKKGLSNRKIYEEIKIKGYSKERIRADCAEPKSIDELKRDFGLKIKGARKGKDSINNGIQYIQDYKIIIHPRCVNFITEISNYTWADDRLGDKINVPIDDFNHLMDAMRYGLEDLIIGATYSFE, encoded by the coding sequence ATGACCTTGAGGAGTAAAGGAAGTAACGGCAGTAATGCCAGTAAAGAAAGTAAATACATCAAAGTTAATCTACCTAAAATAGTAGGAGCCGGATATAAGGACTTTTGGCAGTTTAAAGGTCGTTACCGTGTTTGTAAGGGATCCCGGGCGAGTAAGAAGTCAAAAACAACAGCAATAAACTTTATACATAATATAATGAAATATCCTGATGCCAATTTGTTGGTAGTTCGTAAAGTATTTAGAACCCTGAAAGATAGCTGTTTTACCGATTTAAAGTGGGCTATTAACAGACTCAAAGTAAAGGACTACTGGGAAATAAAAGAATCTCCGCTGGAAATGACATATAAGCCAACAGGGCAAAAAATACTTTTCAGAGGTCTTGATGATCCTATGAAAATTACATCGATCACAGTGGAAACAGGTGTGTTGTGTTGGTGTTGGATAGAGGAAGCTTACGAGATAACAAAAGAAAAAGATTTTGACATGCTTAATGAGTCGATCAGGGGAGAAGTTCCTGAGAATTTATATAAACAAATTACTCTGACTTTTAACCCATGGAATCAGGGGCACTGGTTAAAGAAGCGGTTTTTTGATGTAGAAGATAGCGACATAATGGCAAAAACAACAAATTACCAGTGTAATGAATTTCTGGACGAATCAGATAAAAAATTATTTGAGGATATGAAAGTAAAGAACCCTCGCCGTTACCGAGTTGCTGGACTTGGTGAATGGGGAATCGTTGAGGGGCTTATTTATGAAAACTGGGAAGAACGGGAGTTCGATATAGAGAAACTTTTATCAAGAACCGATATTAAAACAGCCTTTGGTCTTGATTTTGGATATACTAATGACCCAAGTGGTTTATTTTGTGGTGCTGTAGATAAAGCTAATAAAATCATATATGTATTTGATGAATTTTACAAAAAAGGCTTATCGAATAGAAAAATATACGAGGAAATAAAGATAAAAGGTTACAGTAAAGAACGGATAAGAGCAGATTGTGCGGAACCTAAAAGTATAGACGAATTAAAAAGAGATTTTGGACTTAAGATTAAGGGAGCGAGAAAAGGGAAAGACAGCATAAATAACGGAATACAATATATACAGGACTATAAAATTATAATACATCCCAGATGCGTAAATTTCATCACAGAGATAAGTAATTACACATGGGCTGACGACAGGCTGGGTGATAAAATAAATGTCCCTATAGACGATTTTAATCACTTGATGGATGCAATGAGGTACGGACTAGAGGATCTGATTATTGGGGCAACATATTCATTTGAATAG
- a CDS encoding phage portal protein, whose translation MFDFIKKLFRRKENMNEFNKSETEALINAYQVSPKYISMLTGKRYYEGQHDILKRKRQVIGEDGKLTPIENLPNNKLVDNQYAKMVNQKTNYLLSKVPTLQSENTEYVKALNNVFNKQFLKTMKRLGKDCYNYGIGWLHVYYNEAGEFKIKRMDPLEIIPIWKDNDHEELDSIIRLYVIQTYKRGTFKATTKAEIYTKNGIQYFIWDGVKLYKDMEKEPISYMTMETDEGEKKPYNWDKIPFISFRPDELEQPLIIRLKSLQDGINTILSNFQNNMEEDNRNTIIVITNYDGENLGQFRKNLSQFGAVKVNDNGGVETLTIEINAENYKAILDLFKKALIENARGFDSKSDVLGSNPNQMNIQSMYSDIDLDANEMETEFQASFEELLFFVKKHFINTDVGDFDNETVEIIFNRDILINESTVIDDIAKSMGILSQETLVSQHPYVIDTEKELERIKKEKEEDLDIYGEFGKENPASGIDVKE comes from the coding sequence ATGTTTGATTTTATAAAAAAACTATTTAGGAGAAAAGAAAATATGAATGAATTTAATAAAAGTGAAACCGAAGCACTTATAAATGCTTATCAAGTTTCGCCTAAATATATAAGCATGTTGACTGGAAAAAGATATTATGAGGGACAACATGATATATTGAAACGGAAAAGACAAGTAATTGGTGAGGATGGGAAACTGACACCTATTGAAAACTTGCCAAACAATAAGCTTGTAGATAATCAATATGCTAAAATGGTTAACCAGAAAACAAATTATCTTTTGTCTAAAGTTCCAACACTGCAGAGTGAAAACACTGAGTATGTAAAGGCTCTGAATAATGTATTTAACAAACAATTTCTTAAAACAATGAAAAGGCTGGGTAAGGATTGCTACAATTATGGGATAGGATGGCTACATGTATATTATAATGAAGCTGGTGAGTTCAAAATTAAGCGTATGGATCCACTTGAAATTATCCCAATTTGGAAAGATAACGATCATGAGGAACTGGACAGCATAATAAGATTGTACGTCATTCAAACATATAAAAGAGGTACTTTTAAGGCTACTACTAAAGCGGAAATTTATACAAAAAATGGTATTCAGTATTTTATTTGGGACGGAGTAAAGCTTTATAAAGATATGGAAAAAGAACCCATAAGTTACATGACAATGGAAACAGACGAGGGGGAGAAAAAGCCTTACAACTGGGATAAAATACCTTTTATTTCTTTTAGACCGGATGAGCTGGAACAGCCTTTGATTATTAGACTTAAATCATTACAGGACGGGATAAATACAATTTTATCGAACTTTCAAAACAATATGGAGGAGGACAACAGAAATACCATTATTGTCATAACCAATTATGACGGCGAGAATTTGGGGCAATTCAGAAAGAATTTAAGCCAGTTCGGAGCGGTAAAGGTTAATGACAATGGTGGAGTTGAAACACTTACGATTGAGATAAATGCAGAGAATTACAAGGCTATATTAGATTTATTTAAAAAGGCTTTGATAGAAAATGCTAGAGGGTTTGATAGTAAATCAGATGTGCTGGGCTCTAATCCTAACCAGATGAACATACAATCAATGTATTCTGATATTGATTTAGATGCAAACGAAATGGAAACGGAATTTCAGGCAAGCTTTGAGGAATTATTATTTTTTGTAAAAAAACATTTTATAAATACTGATGTTGGGGACTTTGATAATGAAACGGTTGAAATTATATTCAACAGGGACATTCTTATAAATGAGTCTACGGTTATTGATGATATTGCAAAAAGTATGGGTATATTGTCACAAGAAACTCTAGTATCACAGCATCCTTATGTTATTGATACCGAAAAAGAACTGGAAAGAATTAAAAAGGAAAAAGAGGAAGATTTGGACATATATGGAGAGTTTGGTAAGGAAAACCCCGCCAGTGGTATAGATGTCAAAGAATAA
- a CDS encoding minor capsid protein, with translation MSKNKYWTERFKQEEARMHALTEIEVRKAAKEYEKSFREIEKDINNWYSRIAKNNDISYADAKKLLNKKELQEFKWTVDEYIKRGRENNLTGEWMKQLENASAKYHIERLEAMKLQISNQVEHLYNGRKYDMDNFLRNTFKDSYYHSAFNIAQGTGVGKKIYALNSNLVDKVINKPWMADGKNFSDRLWQDKENLINTLHTELTQSFIRGDTQDKVIKRFMEKFDTKKHVAARLIRTESAAYQSKGRLQCYGDLDVEKYEIISTLDIKTSHICRDLDGAIFDAKDYEIGVTANPFHPFCRSTTAPYFDDAEDDVRAARDSRTGKTNYVPGDMKYNDWYNKYVVEKPKEKPETVPDVKADLTIEKKQDNIKLEDNTLIKQMSDIYKSWDGENRRTLATELLRANGLEIKPSIKKLKNAYGECAAYLIDDRHRLVQFNLLSTDNRSMEDQVKTIFHELFHANYNNLLTDRKTKVPGDVWSFIEETFAESSAHYLSKAAGIEKNMAFAYPDYLVAALPRLKKMEMFKNCSSVSDFGKIISEFRFGKNRTAQWSKFDGILYNIKNDNFNIKKYAKNYTAYIADNKEKLVEIFISSNPTSKHYKKSILESITDTNDKLHNGETVEISKFKLYKNILILAMDEKGVI, from the coding sequence ATGTCAAAGAATAAATACTGGACAGAACGATTTAAACAAGAAGAAGCCAGAATGCACGCCTTAACTGAAATAGAAGTAAGAAAAGCAGCAAAAGAATATGAAAAATCATTCCGGGAAATTGAAAAAGATATCAATAACTGGTATTCTCGTATAGCAAAAAACAATGACATTTCCTATGCAGATGCTAAAAAACTGTTAAATAAAAAAGAATTACAAGAATTTAAGTGGACTGTAGACGAATACATTAAACGAGGTCGTGAAAATAACCTGACAGGTGAATGGATGAAACAACTTGAGAACGCATCGGCAAAATATCATATTGAACGTCTGGAAGCTATGAAACTGCAGATATCAAATCAGGTAGAGCATTTATATAATGGTCGGAAATATGACATGGATAATTTTTTAAGAAATACTTTTAAGGATTCATACTATCATTCAGCGTTCAATATTGCACAGGGTACAGGAGTTGGAAAGAAAATATATGCATTGAATTCCAACTTAGTGGACAAAGTCATAAATAAGCCGTGGATGGCGGACGGTAAAAACTTTAGTGACAGGTTATGGCAGGACAAAGAAAATCTTATAAATACGCTGCATACTGAATTGACACAGTCATTTATCAGAGGAGATACGCAGGATAAAGTAATTAAACGGTTCATGGAAAAGTTTGATACTAAAAAACATGTAGCAGCCAGACTGATTAGAACAGAGAGTGCTGCATATCAGTCGAAAGGACGATTACAGTGCTATGGTGATTTGGATGTTGAAAAATACGAGATAATATCGACTTTAGATATAAAAACATCCCACATATGCCGTGATCTGGACGGAGCTATCTTTGATGCGAAAGATTATGAAATAGGTGTGACAGCTAACCCTTTTCATCCATTCTGCAGGTCGACAACAGCACCCTATTTTGATGATGCTGAGGATGATGTAAGAGCTGCAAGGGATAGCAGAACTGGAAAAACCAATTATGTACCGGGCGACATGAAATATAATGACTGGTATAATAAATATGTTGTTGAGAAACCAAAGGAAAAACCGGAAACCGTTCCGGATGTAAAAGCAGATTTGACAATAGAAAAGAAACAGGATAATATTAAATTGGAAGATAATACACTTATAAAACAAATGAGTGATATTTACAAAAGTTGGGATGGAGAAAATAGAAGAACTTTAGCAACTGAGCTTTTACGAGCAAATGGGTTGGAAATAAAGCCGAGTATCAAGAAGTTAAAAAATGCATATGGAGAGTGTGCAGCCTACCTAATTGATGATAGGCACAGATTAGTACAATTCAATTTATTAAGTACGGATAATAGATCTATGGAGGATCAAGTAAAAACTATATTTCATGAACTTTTTCATGCAAATTATAACAACCTACTGACTGACCGGAAAACAAAAGTACCCGGAGATGTGTGGTCTTTTATAGAGGAAACTTTTGCAGAAAGTTCTGCGCATTATTTATCTAAAGCAGCAGGAATTGAGAAAAATATGGCTTTCGCTTATCCAGATTATTTAGTCGCAGCTTTACCACGACTAAAAAAAATGGAAATGTTTAAAAATTGTTCTAGTGTGTCAGATTTTGGTAAAATTATTTCTGAATTCCGATTTGGTAAAAATAGAACTGCGCAATGGTCGAAATTTGATGGCATACTGTATAACATAAAAAATGATAACTTTAATATAAAAAAATATGCCAAAAACTACACGGCTTATATAGCTGATAATAAAGAAAAACTCGTTGAGATATTTATTTCGTCCAATCCGACATCAAAACATTATAAAAAATCAATTTTAGAAAGTATAACCGATACAAATGATAAATTACATAATGGGGAAACTGTAGAAATAAGTAAGTTTAAATTATATAAAAATATTTTGATACTTGCCATGGATGAGAAAGGAGTGATTTAA
- a CDS encoding phage scaffolding protein yields the protein MEKEKLIKLGLTEEQADKVIAEHKAQLEGNYIPKSRFDDVNNAKKKLEKDIAERDKQLKTLKEDTNTNEELKTIIEKLEADNKAANDDYKKEIAALKLNAAIESTLLTQKAKNIKAVKSLLDISKISLENENLSGLEEQIKVLKEAEDSKFLFEVEAKADPKTPAGATPGASNIDTGSDTKNMSYEQLAEYMEANPGIKL from the coding sequence ATGGAAAAGGAAAAATTAATTAAATTAGGTTTGACAGAAGAACAGGCGGACAAAGTGATTGCTGAACACAAAGCACAGCTTGAGGGTAATTATATTCCGAAAAGTAGATTTGATGATGTTAATAATGCAAAGAAAAAACTTGAAAAAGATATTGCAGAAAGAGATAAACAACTAAAAACGCTCAAAGAAGATACTAACACCAATGAAGAACTCAAGACAATAATAGAAAAGCTTGAAGCTGATAATAAAGCAGCAAACGACGATTATAAAAAAGAAATTGCAGCTTTAAAACTCAATGCCGCAATAGAATCTACTTTATTGACTCAAAAGGCTAAAAATATAAAAGCGGTAAAATCTTTGTTGGATATCAGTAAAATATCACTTGAAAATGAAAATTTATCAGGTTTAGAGGAACAGATAAAAGTGTTAAAAGAAGCTGAGGACTCAAAATTTTTATTTGAGGTGGAAGCAAAAGCAGATCCAAAGACACCTGCAGGAGCAACACCGGGGGCAAGTAATATTGATACAGGATCAGATACAAAAAATATGAGTTACGAGCAACTTGCGGAATACATGGAAGCTAACCCGGGTATAAAATTATAA